In a single window of the Cotesia glomerata isolate CgM1 unplaced genomic scaffold, MPM_Cglom_v2.3 scaffold_17, whole genome shotgun sequence genome:
- the LOC123273928 gene encoding uncharacterized protein LOC123273928, which produces MSAKYLLVFETHMGALNSMVNEVGNGEHNLIQPIDCEVKLEVLESTWNKIADANDKLTSCKDIDITHNYFKEGRFTKAVNRYVMVKSSLKRRIAEIEPRVVPLSPHNRTANEATAFRPQLPTIQPPKFNGELLEWQSFKNKFSFVVNKDGVNEVDKMHYLLQSLQGTAYSLVANVEITDSAFATAWQTLTTRYENKRVLITAQLNKLFTIPKMASRAAKEVNNVINTTSEVLNALRALGSPVDHWDHIIVHYITQKLDPQTREDWEITLGAATDFPPYDRIKSFLLARARALEAMEGRLPVKPRDPKVNKKSASGSKLTHGSKTSSAHVHMTSSTSQNVTMATGPPTTTQPPPGQIAGASPRPQRPCSCCGEAHFIVSCPAFQRLSPKERYQLAISKSLCPNCLGPHSFENCRSQKRCRFCQAAHHSMLHDSTLLSSASTSSNTMMNSQSTASHTTSPSPIALSPSPIALSPSPIALSPSPSPIAATTSSLPIAASLLSSQQARSSCNTASASRPLVLLATAQALIVSPTHHPGTVRLLIDPGSELSLIFLQLARQLDMKPSKTSIPIIGVGSVPSGSTKGAVDITLRSNHSEDQIELHAHVLQSLTVELPPVVIASQSWNHIADLELADPDHLSPGRIDILIGADSYGLIIKPGVITGNPGQPIAIQTVFGWAVLGPAGPSSITTPAHQGHLISNQQLHELVSRFWEQEEVPASHQESLSAEEAECEAHFIATHSRDSSGRYIVRLPFKSNCPPLGYSKGNAQRTLSRILNRIIHQPNLHRLYTEFLNEYESLGHMEKVQAPTASADVYYLPHHGVMRNDKIRVVFNGSSKTTSGYSLNELLHVGPKTQNDIFDVLLYVRRYRLIFTTDVEKMFRQILVHPDDRKFQRILWIDDNSQTQEFELSTVTYGTTSAPYLSGRTLRQLLLDEGHDFPLAAEPFEKGSYVDDITGGADDLESLNAIAKQVEEMCLRGCFPLAKWKSNHPDFFRLKLSHQPGTDSHDFSESSSKILGLAWQCAPDLLKFTGQSTQRTAITKRTILSETAQLFDPLGLISPVIVRAKILMQDLWQEKVGWDDTLTPQIIHRWTSFRDELFQLSQLAIPRWLNLRADNLEVEIHGFSDASQAAMAAAVYLKVTTSNGSSSVTLVCSKTRVAPLHRLTIPRLELSAALLLSKLVSRVQSTLQLHHVPVSLWTDSSVTLAWINSDPMRWKEFVKNRVQAIQQTSPNATWRLVSGKQNPADCASRGLTPAQLINHRLWWSGPDWLAQQSHLWPSFTASNDQLADTEIRPSSVHTSTSTKLPFDVLFYEDRPLTKLLRVTATIQRAVACFKRVSGSSLGSSPLNPADLQFALKFWIKSTQQIYFASEIRVLLQGKSLAKSHPLSRLTAWIDQTGLLRVGGRLQNSLLDEDAKHPPIMPKDSEISRLIIANAHTRTIHGGTQLTLDYVRRYCWILGGRAPIKSFIHRCVTCTRIRGIRAQQRMGKLPASRVTPSLVFEHAGVDYAGPVSLKFYQGRGTRSYKAWIAVFVCFSTSAIHLELVTDYSAQGFLKAFRRFTARRGICKTLTSDCGTNFQGACVILKRLLSGFTRESQHLQQLIANDGTAWKFNPPGAPHMGGKWEAAVKSIKHHLTRTNSDTILTALSEDPDDIAALTPGHFIRGAPLTLIPEPSLIDTPSNRLSRLEDIQQRLQRFWSHWSASCLKSHQTISKWNTSFHDIDVGSLVLITDERYPPSKWPLGRVTHTHPGKDDLTRVVTIQTATSTYTRPIHKLVLLPIPRHEEDSHDVAPAASQLLLHRAEKGGECSNLPHFLPSVASIARAVDHCSIDLTN; this is translated from the exons ATGTCTGCCAAGTACCTACTGGTGTTCGAAACTCACATGGGTGCCCTCAACTCCATGGTCAATGAAGTCGGAAACGGCGAGCACAATCTGATCCAGCCAATTGACTGCGAAGTCAAGCTCGAGGTGCTTGAGTCTACGTGGAACAAGATTGCCGACGCCAATGACAAATTGACCAGTTGCAAGGATATTGATATCACCCACAATTACTTTAAAGAAGGTCGATTCACCAAGGCCGTTAATCGCTACGTAATGGTTAAATCTTCTCTCAAGCGCCGCATCGCCGAAATTGAACCTCGTGTGGTTCCTCTCTCGCCTCACAATCGCACTGCAAATGAGGCTACCGCCTTTCGTCCACAGTTGCCAACTATTCAACCTCCAAAATTCAATGGAGAGCTTCTTGAATGGcaatcattcaaaaataaGTTCTCATTCGTCGTCAACAAAGACGGTGTTAACGAGGTTGACAAGATGCACTATCTTCTCCAGAGCCTCCAAGGCACTGCATACTCTCTCGTCGCTAATGTGGAGATAACAGACTCTGCATTCGCCACAGCCTGGCAAACTCTGACCACGAGGTATGAGAACAAGCGAGTATTGATCACGGCTCAACTCAACAAACTGTTTACCATACCCAAAATGGCGTCGCGAGCCGCCAAAGAGGTTAACAACGTTATCAACACCACTTCTGAGGTACTAAATGCCCTGAGGGCTCTCGGATCGCCAGTTGATCACTGGGATCACATTATTGTACATTATATTACTCAGAAGCTGGATCCTCAGACTCGAGAAGACTGGGAAATCACGCTGGGAGCGGCTACAGATTTCCCACCGTACGATCGTATCAAGAGCTTCCTGCTAGCTCGTGCACGAGCCCTTGAAGCCATGGAAGGACGTCTTCCAGTCAAACCACGTGACCCTAAGGTCAACAAAAAGTCCGCGAGTGGTAGCAAACTCACCCACGGATCTAAGACATCATCTGCACATGTCCATATGACCAGTTCGACATCGCAAAACGTCACTATGGCCACTGGACCTCCTACAACAACTCAACCACCTCCTGGACAGATCGCTGGAGCATCTCCAAGACCACAACGTCCTTGTTCGTGCTGTGGTGAAGCACATTTCATCGTATCGTGCCCAGCGTTCCAAAGATTATCGCCCAAAGAGCGTTATCAGCTGGCTATCTCTAAGTCGTTGTGCCCCAACTGTCTTGGACCTCATTCGTTCGAGAATTGTCGTAGCCAAAAACGCTGTCGGTTTTGCCAAGCAGCGCATCATTCCATGCTACATGATTCTACGCTTCTCAGCTCAGCATCAACTTCATCTAACACAATGATGAATTCTCAATCTACTGCCTCTCA CACGACATCGCCATCGCCTATCGCATTATCGCCATCGCCTATCGCATTATCGCCATCGCCTATCGCATTATCGCCATCGCCATCGCCTATCGCCGCAACGACCTCGTCATTGCCTATCGCAGCATCGCTACTCTCTTCGCAACAAGCTCGTTCTTCGTGCAACACAGCCTCAGCATCAAGACCTCTGGTGTTGTTGGCCACAGCACAAGCCCTCATCGTATCGCCAACACATCATCCTGGCACAGTACGTCTGTTGATCGATCCAGGGTCAGAACTATCGCTGATTTTTCTGCAGCTCGCTCGCCAGCTTGATATGAAGCCTTCCAAAACGAGTATCCCGATTATTGGAGTAGGAAGTGTGCCTTCAGGATCAACGAAGGGTGCTGTTGACATCACTTTACGATCTAATCATTCTGAAGACCAGATTGAGCTTCATGCGCACGTACTGCAGTCTCTTACCGTCGAACTGCCTCCAGTCGTCATCGCCAGTCAATCCTGGAACCACATCGCAGATTTGGAACTAGCAGATCCAGATCATCTATCACCAGGTCGGATTGACATCCTCATTGGAGCTGACTCTTATGGCTTGATTATCAAGCCTGGAGTTATCACGGGAAACCCCGGACAGCCAATCGCCATTCAGACTGTTTTTGGATGGGCCGTTCTTGGACCTGCTGGTCCATCTTCTATCACCACGCCTGCACATCAAGGTCATCTAATCTCAAATCAGCAGCTCCACGAGCTTGTTTCGAGATTTTGGGAGCAGGAAGAAGTTCCAGCGTCTCACCAAGAATCTCTCAGTGCTGAAGAAGCCGAGTGTGAAGCACACTTCATCGCCACACACTCTCGCGACAGCTCAGGTCGCTACATCGTGCGATTGCCCTTCAAATCCAACTGTCCTCCACTTGGATACTCGAAAGGCAACGCACAACGCACTCTATCTCGCATACTTAATCGCATCATTCATCAACCAAATCTTCATCGACTGTACACTGAGTTTCTCAACGAGTACGAGTCCCTGGGTCACATGGAGAAAGTTCAAGCGCCAACTGCTTCAGCCGATGTCTATTACTTGCCACATCACGGGGTGATGCGCAATGACAAGATCCGGGTGGTGTTCAACGGCTCCAGTAAGACAACATCAGGCTACTCTCTCAATGAGCTGCTTCACGTTGGTCCCAAGACTCAGAACGACATTTTCGACGTGCTTCTATACGTCCGTCGTTATCGTCTCATCTTCACAACCGACGTGGAGAAGATGTTTCGTCAAATCCTCGTCCATCCTGATGATCGCAAGTTCCAACGCATCTTGTGGATTGATGACAACTCACAAACACAGGAGTTTGAACTTTCCACGGTGACATACGGAACTACATCAGCTCCTTACTTATCAGGCCGCACCCTGAGGCAACTACTGCTCGACGAAGGTCACGACTTTCCTCTAGCTGCTGAGCCGTTCGAAAAGGGAAGTTATGTCGACGACATTACAGGCGGTGCTGATGATCTTGAATCGCTCAACGCTATCGCAAAGCAAGTCGAAGAAATGTGCCTACGAGGATGCTTCCCTCTGGCCAAATGGAAGAGCAACCATCCTGATTTCTTCAGACTCAAGTTATCGCATCAACCAGGTACAGACTCTCATGACTTTAGTGAGTCATCCTCAAAGATCCTGGGTCTCGCTTGGCAGTGTGCGCCAGATCTACTCAAGTTCACTGGTCAGTCCACACAAAGAACTGCCATCACCAAACGCACCATCTTGTCTGAAACGGCTCAGCTGTTCGATCCTCTGGGCTTAATCTCTCCAGTCATCGTCCGTGCCAAAATCTTAATGCAAGATTTATGGCAAGAAAAGGTCGGATGGGATGATACTCTCACGCCGCAAATCATTCATCGCTGGACGTCGTTTCGTGATGAGCTATTTCAGCTATCTCAGCTGGCTATTCCTCGGTGGCTCAATCTACGCGCTGACAACTTGGAAGTCGAGATACATGGGTTTTCAGATGCCTCTCAAGCTGCAATGGCTGCTGCTGTTTACCTCAAAGTAACAACTTCCAACGGATCATCATCAGTAACTCTAGTCTGTTCCAAGACTCGAGTCGCGCCTCTGCATCGCCTCACAATTCCACGATTGGAATTATCAGCTGCTCTGCTGCTATCAAAACTGGTCTCTCGCGTTCAGTCGACTCTCCAGCTCCATCATGTTCCTGTCTCACTGTGGACTGACTCTTCGGTGACTCTAGCTTGGATCAACAGCGATCCAATGCGCTGGAAGGAGTTCGTGAAGAACCGAGTTCAAGCGATTCAGCAAACCTCGCCAAACGCCACCTGGAGACTTGTTTCAGGAAAGCAAAACCCGGCAGATTGTGCGTCTCGAGGTCTTACACCTGCACAACTTATTAATCACAGACTCTGGTGGTCTGGACCCGACTGGCTAGCCCAGCAGAGTCATCTCTGGCCATCGTTCACAGCATCAAACGATCAACTTGCCGACACCGAGATTCGCCCAAGTTCAGTACACACATCTACAAGCACCAAGCTGCCGTTTGATGTCCTATTCTACGAAGACAGACCTCTCACAAAACTGCTCCGTGTCACAGCCACGATTCAGCGAGCAGTGGCATGCTTTAAGAGAGTTTCTGGATCTAGCTTAGGCTCATCACCCCTAAATCCTGCTGATCTTCAATTTGCATTGAAGTTCTGGATCAAATCCACGCAGCAAATCTACTTCGCCAGTGAGATTCGAGTACTATTGCAAGGTAAGAGTCTTGCTAAATCTCACCCTCTCTCTCGACTTACAGCTTGGATCGACCAGACTGGTTTACTTCGAGTTGGTGGACGTTTACAAAACTCGCTACTCGATGAAGACGCCAAACATCCTCCAATCATGCCAAAGGATTCGGAAATCTCCAGGCTCATCATCGCCAACGCCCACACTCGCACGATTCATGGTGGAACCCAGCTGACGCTTGACTACGTACGTAGATACTGCTGGATCCTTGGTGGTCGTGCTCCTATCAAATCTTTCATTCATCGATGCGTCACCTGCACCAGGATACGTGGCATCCGTGCTCAACAACGCATGGGAAAGCTCCCAGCTTCCCGTGTCACACCTTCACTGGTCTTTGAGCATGCTGGAGTCGACTACGCAGGCCCAGTTTCGCTCAAGTTTTACCAAGGGCGTGGCACACGCTCATACAAGGCTTGGATTGCAGTGTTCGTGTGCTTTTCAACCTCCGCGATTCATCTGGAGCTTGTAACTGACTACAGTGCTCAAGGCTTCTTGAAAGCATTCAGACGCTTCACAGCCCGACGAGGCATCTGCAAGACGCTTACCAGTGACTGCGGAACCAACTTTCAAGGTGCTTGTGTCATTTTGAAACGCCTGCTCTCTGGTTTTACCAGAGAATCGCAACATCTTCAGCAACTTATCGCCAACGACGGCACAGCATGGAAGTTCAATCCTCCAGGAGCTCCTCACATGGGTGGTAAATGGGAAGCGGCCGTTAAATCTATCAAGCATCATCTAACACGAACCAACTCGGACACGATCCTCAC TGCTCTCTCAGAGGATCCTGACGACATCGCAGCTCTGACTCCTGGACACTTTATCAGAGGAGCACCTCTCACACTGATACCTGAGCCATCACTGATCGACACTCCATCGAATCGACTATCAAGGCTTGAAGACATCCAGCAACGGCTCCAACGCTTCTGGTCTCACTGGTCTGCTTCCTGCCTGAAATCTCATCAAACCATCTCCAAGTGGAATACCTCATTCCACGACATCGACGTCGGATCTCTGGTCCTGATCACGGACGAGCGATATCCACCATCAAAATGGCCGCTAGGTCGTGTCACGCACACTCACCCTGGTAAGGACGATCTTACTCGAGTTGTCACCATCCAGACGGCCACATCGACGTATACAAGACCAATCCACAAATTGGTACTTCTTCCAATCCCCAGACACGAGGAAGATTCTCATGACGTCGCTCCAGCAGCGTCTCAGCTACTTCTCCATCGAGCGGAGAAGGGGGGAGAATGTTCAAATCTCCCTCACTTTCTCCCATCAGTCGCATCGATCGCTCGCGCAGTAGATCACTGTAGTATCGATCTTACCAACTAA
- the LOC123273945 gene encoding uncharacterized protein LOC123273945, with translation MIVTISKCFVPKSWINYTEGYAILVWINSILESLLGGEDDDYVKRESAFDHIFMIDNHHATLTKTVNDIWWFKLCCEDGEDECHEDVYSFIHMPEEPTPSSADIEESVVMDTDDFNYSPDDFNYSPDDSFNWDLQDNEINWNRQDDDSIREAFDAATDLNDSDTEQTVIPLQFGGKPQSFILSGNREPWESSSSSSLSSSLSLS, from the exons ATGATCGTTACAATTTCCAAGTGTTTTGTGCCGAAAAGTTGGATCAATTACACGGAGGGGTATGCCATCTTAGTTTGGATTAATTCCATCCTAGAGTCCCTTCTTGGAGGAGAGGATGATGATTACGTGAAGCGTGAGAGCGCATTTGATCATATATTCATGATTGATAATCATCATGCGACCCTTACGAAAACGGTCAACGACATTTGGTGGTTCAAACTCTGCTGCGAGGATGGCGAGGATGAGTGTCATGAGGATGTGTATAGCTTCATACACATGCCGGAGGAACCTACACCTTCATCAGcag aTATCGAGGAATCAGTAGTCATGGATACTGATGATTTCAATTATAGCCCTGATGATTTTAATTACAGTCCGGATGATAGCTTCAACTGGGAtcttcaagacaatgaaataAATTGGAATCGTCAGGATGATGATTCTATCAGAGAGGCATTTGATGCAGCAACCGATTTAAATGACTCAGATACTGAGCAAACGGTGATACCACTCCAATTTGGCGGTAAGCCgcaatcatttattttaagtgGAAATCGTGAGCCTTGGGAATCATCGTCATCCTCATCACTATCATCATcgttatcattatcataa
- the LOC123273946 gene encoding uncharacterized protein LOC123273946 — MVKNLPKEQQQFLNECQKGKTNLHSPVTNFLPVETFQNKSDTEQEITNEDNENNTDEIGMKLSQHSMPASFCSLSSNSSGLKRTYSDFEDELPVPPKKKKINIF, encoded by the exons ATGGTTAAGAATTTGCCAAAAGAGCAGCAACAATTTCTGAATGAGTGTCAAAAAGGGAAAACCAATCTTCACTCGCCCGTTACTAATTTCTTGCCGGTGGAAACTTTTCAGAATAAATCTGACACTGAACAGGAGATAACAAATGAAGATAATGAGAATAATACAGACGAAATTG gcATGAAATTATCGCAACATTCGATGCCAGCAAGTTTTTGTAGTCTATCATCAAATTCCAGTGGGTTGAAACGAACATATTCTGATTTTGAGGATGAACTCCCTGTACCtcctaaaaagaaaaaaatcaatattttttaa